A genomic segment from Nicotiana sylvestris chromosome 1, ASM39365v2, whole genome shotgun sequence encodes:
- the LOC104247457 gene encoding probable calcium-binding protein CML22: MKDSVGSAQSCPVLKLLSNKVGNILCFWNAPNKYRRLDAKLEAKMMELKRSSSVQTNFRSINSIILKFPQFKEGLKEIKGVFEQFDEDSNGTIDREELKKCVKKLQFHVKEEEIDDLFHSCDVDEKEGIQFNEFIVLLCLIYLLTDSSSSRNTSKIGSPELEATFNTIVEAFLFLDKNGDGKLHKKEVVKALNDDCPSEKSPSHVTRIRFKEMDWDRSGKVSFRQFLFAFLDWVGVNTDDENHATER, from the exons ATGAAAGATTCAGTAG GCTCAGCTCAGTCATGTCCAGTACTCAAGTTATTGTCCAACAAGGTTGGAAACATACTGTGTTTTTGGAATGCACCAAACAAGTACAGAAGATTGGATGCTAAGCTTGAAGCAAAAATGATGGAGCTTAAAAGAAGTTCATCAGTGCAAACCAATTTCAGGTCAATCAATAGCATAATCTTGAAATTTCCTCAGTTCAAAGAGGGGTTGAAGGAGATAAAAGGCGTCTTTGAACAGTTCG ATGAAGATTCAAATGGGACTATTGACCGGGAAGAACTAAAGAAATGCGTAAAGAAGCTGCAATTTCATGTTAAAGAGGAGGAAATTGATGATCTTTTTCACTCGTGTGATGTGGATGAAAAAGAAGGGATTCAATTCAATGAGTTCATTGTTCTTCTATGTCTTATCTATCTCTTGACGGATTCATCCTCCTCTCGCAAT ACGTCGAAGATTGGCTCACCAGAGCTAGAAGCAACATTCAATACAATAGTTGAGGCATTCTTGTTTCTTGATAAAAATGGTGATGGGAAGCTGCACAAGAAAGAAGTCGTCAAGGCATTAAACGACGATTGTCCTTCCGAAAAATCCCCTTCTCATGTCACTCGGATTCGATTCA AAGAAATGGACTGGGACAGGAGTGGCAAGGTCAGCTTCAGGCAATTTCTTTTCGCATTTCTTGATTGGGTTGGTGTAAACACAGATGATGAGAATCACGCGACTGAAAGGTAG
- the LOC104247456 gene encoding protein PHR1-LIKE 3-like produces MYSTLPIRNLGGSGDYFNNIHNSVSIDGTNLPGDACLVLTTDPKPRLRWTTELHERFVDAVTQLGGPDKATPKTIMRTMGVKGLTLYHLKSHLQKYRLGKQSAKEATENSKDVSCPAESQDTGSSTSGSSRVIAQDINDGFQVTEALRVQMEVQRRLHEQLEVQRRLQLRIEAQGKYLQSILEKACKAFSSQSIEPNGLEVNREELSELAMKVANDCEGIVNVPSLHDIAPSIEDKNACHVPARLGDCLLDDCFPSNGIGDLKKRPQAFTNVNGSPIESNTRQVEWMMSNT; encoded by the exons ATGTACTCAACATTGCCTATAAGGAATTTAGGAGGAAGTGGtgattattttaataatattcaTAATTCAGTTTCAATAGATGGTACAAATTTACCAGGGGATGCTTGTTTAGTATTAACAACTGATCCTAAGCCTCGTCTTAGGTGGACTACTGAACTCCATGAACGCTTTGTTGATGCTGTTACTCAACTTGGTGGCCCTGATA AAGCAACACCAAAAACAATTATGAGAACAATGGGGGTGAAAGGTCTGACCTTATACCATTTGAAGTCACATCTCCAG AAATACCGCCTGGGCAAGCAATCTGCTAAAGAGGCAACCGAGAATTCTAAAGACG TGTCATGTCCAGCAGAGAGTCAAGATACAGGTTCCTCTACATCAGGTTCATCAAGAGTTATTGCGCAAGATATAAATGA CGGTTTCCAAGTAACTGAGGCTTTGCGAGTACAGATGGAAGTCCAGCGAAGACTACATGAGCAGCTAGAG GTACAGCGCCGTCTACAGCTTCGTATTGAAGCACAAGGAAAATATTTGCAATCAATTCTTGAAAAAGCTTGTAAAGCTTTTAGTAGCCAGTCCATCGAACCGAATGGCCTAGAAGTGAACAGGGAAGAACTTTCTGAATTAGCAATGAAGGTTGCAAACGATTGTGAAGGGATCGTTAATGTCCCTTCGTTACATGATATTGCTCCAAGTATCGAAGACAAAAATGCTTGTCACGTGCCAGCCAGACTTGGCGACTGCTTGCTTGATGACTGCTTCCCATCAAATGGAATCGGTGATCTAAAGAAGAGACCGCAGGCTTTTACTAACGTGAATGGATCACCTATCGAAAGCAATACAAGGCAGGTGGAATGGATGATGAGTAATACATGA